In Amaranthus tricolor cultivar Red isolate AtriRed21 chromosome 3, ASM2621246v1, whole genome shotgun sequence, a single window of DNA contains:
- the LOC130807830 gene encoding ATP-dependent DNA helicase 2 subunit KU70: MELDPDDIFRDDEDDPQSTYLQEKESSKEYVVYIVDASPKMFSSSCPGEDKNVQTHFQLAISCISESLKNRIINSSYDEIAICFFNTREKKNLQDINNVFVFSVDGEDALSRPTAKLIKEFDHIEESFMKKIGSQYGIVSGSRENSLYNALWVAQALLRKGSSKTADKRMLLFTNEDDPFGTLKGVTKLDMTRTTLQRAKDAQDLGISIELLPLSYLDTEFNVSLFYADMLGLEDNALVDFVSSSVERLQDMKDQLRKRMYKKRRYRIYTLSIVNGISIQLSAYALLRPTNPGNITWLDSTTNLPLKSERSLICADTGALLEEAPKQFLSYRNQEVKFSAEEISQLKRVSTTQLCLLGFKPLSCLKDYHNLKPSTFLFPTDEEMIGSTKIFIALHRSMLRLGRFAVAFFGGSTHPQLVALIAQDEITCASGQVEPPGVHMIYLPYCDDIRNPEELHMDATFTTPCASDDEIKKAIALMKRVDLRDFSVCQFSNPALQKHYAVLQALALEEDEIPEIKDETLPDEEGMSRPGIVNAIEEFKLSVYGENYKEAEVAVSEATKKRKAVTEKAVQESANYDWEDLADNGKLKDLTVTELKYYLSAHKLAVGGKKEALISRILSHMNK, encoded by the exons ATGGAGTTGGACCCTGATGATATTTTCCGTGACGATGAAGACGATCCTCAGTCTACTTACCTTCAG GAGAAAGAGTCAAGCAAGGAGTATGTGGTGTACATTGTTGATGCTTCTCCTAAAATGTTCAGCAGCTCTTGTCCCGGG GAGGATAAAAATGTCCAGACTCATTTTCAATTGGCTATCAGCTGTATCTCTGAGTCTCTGAAGAATCGCATTATTAATAGCTCATATGACGAAATTGCAATATGCTTTTTCAACACC cgagaaaagaaaaatttgcaGGATATAAACAACGTTTTTGTATTCAGTGTTGATGGTGAAGATGCTTTGAGTAGGCCAACAGCTAAGCTAATAAAAGAATTTGATCATATTGAGG AATCATTCATGAAAAAGATAGGAAGCCAGTACGGGATTGTATCTGGATCACGGGAGAACTCtctctacaatgctctttgggTTGCTCAAGCGTTGTTACGTAAAGG ATCTTCAAAGACAGCTGACAAGCGAATGCTTCTGTTTACGAACGAGGATGATCCGTTTGGGACCTTGAAGGGAGTAACAAAGCTAGACATGACCAGGACAACTTTGCAACGAGCAAAG GATGCACAAGACCTTGGTATCTCAATTGAACTTCTTCCATTGAGTTATCTTGATACGGAGTTTAATGTTTCCCTTTTCTATGCT GACATGCTTGGATTGGAGGATAATGCTTTAGTTGATTTTGTTTCGTCCTCTGTAGAAAG ATTGCAAGACATGAAGGACCAATTGAGAAAGCGTATGTACAAGAAGCGTAGATATAGAATTTATACATTATCAATTGTAAATGGCATATCTATACAATTGAGTGCATATGCTCTACTTCGTCCAACTAATCCAG GAAATATTACTTGGTTGGATTCAACGACCAATCTTCCTCTGAAG TCTGAAAGGTCATTAATATGTGCTGATACTGGTGCACTTTTGGAAGAAGCTCCTAAacaatttttatcatatagaaa CCAGGAAGTAAAGTTTTCCGCGGAGGAGATTTCACAATTAAAACGAGTTTCGACAACACAACTTTGTCTTCTTGGATTTAAGCCTTTGAGTTGCTTGAAGGATTACCATAATCTGAAGCCATCAACGTTTTTGTTTCCAACTGATGAG GAAATGATTGGAAGCACTAAGATCTTTATTGCTTTGCATCGATCTATGCTGCGGCTTGGGCG CTTTGCAGTTGCTTTTTTTGGTGGCTCGACACATCCTCAGTTAGTTGCGCTTATTGCTCAA GATGAGATAACTTGTGCCAGTGGTCAGGTTGAGCCCCCCGGAGTGCATATGATTTACCTACCATATTGTGATGATATAAGAAACCCTGAAGAG CTTCATATGGATGCCACTTTCACCACCCCTTGCGCATCAGATGATGAAATCAAGAAAGCTATTGCCCTTATGAAACGTGTAGATTTGAGAGATTTTTCAGTATGCCAGTTTTCTAATCCTG CCTTGCAGAAGCACTATGCAGTACTACAGGCCTTGGCTCTTGAAGAAGATGAAATACCAGAAATAAAGGATGAAACACTTCCTGATGAAGAGGGCATGTCTAG GCCTGGTATAGTCAATGCAATTGAAGAGTTCAAGCTCTCGGTTTATGGGGAAAACTACAAAGAAGCAGAGGTAGCAGTTAGTGAAGCAACCAAAAAACGCAAAGCAGTTACTGAAAAGGCAGTGCAAGAGTCTGCTAACTATGACTGGGAAGACCTTGCTGATAATGGGAAG TTGAAAGATTTGACCGTGACAGAGCTGAAATACTACTTATCGGCACACAAACTGGCAGTTGGTGGAAAGAAGGAAGCTCTTATAAGTAGGATTCTGAGTCACATGAATAAATAA